From Nicotiana tabacum cultivar K326 chromosome 20, ASM71507v2, whole genome shotgun sequence, one genomic window encodes:
- the LOC142174625 gene encoding uncharacterized protein LOC142174625, whose product MTTPPEKKLENFHFPIKKMAKTQSFFHPLMTLFFLLIFSHTQMRFCSGVSVLDLKSVKDSNFELMGKRGCSEKLNKCSEIVDEEDMMDSESNRRVLLMQKKYISYGTLKRDLVPCNTPGASYYNCKAPGAANTYNRGKCTEISESVSRRMACPYVSNEQNFGLMIVSDIL is encoded by the exons atgacAACACCACCTGAGAAAAAGCTAGAAAATTTTCACTTTCCAATCAAGAAAATGGCAAAGACTCAATCTTTTTTCCACCCAttgatgacccttttctttttgcttatttTCAGCCATACCCAGATGAGATTTTGTAGTGGGGTTTCAGTTTTGGACCTTAAGTCAGTTAAAGATAGTAACTTTGAGCTAATGGGCAAAAGGGGTTGTTCTGAAAAGTTAAATAAATGCTCAGAAATTGTGGATGAAGAGGATATGATGGATAGTGAAAGCAATAGAAGAGTTTTATTGATGCAAAAGAAGTACATAAGTTATGGTACATTGAAGAGAGATTTGGTGCCTTGTAATACTCCCGGGGCTTCATATTATAATTGTAAAGCTCCTGGGGCAGCTAATACTTATAACAGAG GCAAATGTACAGAGATATCTGAAAGTGTTTCTAGGAGAATGGCATGTCCTTATGTCTCTAATGAACAGAATTTTGGATTGATGATTGTCTCGGATATACTGTAG